The Culicoidibacter larvae genome includes a window with the following:
- a CDS encoding sensor histidine kinase: MTKRRKWRILFFATIALYLIIIAALMVMIYNIPQIYTTMNKNNSEAIVTEVETALGSASGQLDEQLANIVAANEMELVVLAPGETIYSSMPVTDFSVLNQSISSSALSYQSAFIFEKDGTEYQVWLAIYQQNPQQVFEVILTVVIVGVIILCIIIIILIVVLFRNLILPFTRLRDNIFKLKEYRLNEVHGTEESSEYDLLSEELSYFTDDLKGKFDSYSVQYTSLEQELQIRQEGYQNQLQLVQSLIHDIKAPLSIEQLQIEQIGKEAGANPKLSEITEELAHNNAQLMAEIVDVLTILKNEPDGTMREAEQFNVVPVIKELLNSFRPLFKDHKVAYYLDAPKRLDVFMDPLQFKQIIHNVLSNAAKYTDDGGNFEIEVYEEHEQFVLRAYNDIADTSKIDFNRIFDLFYHVGAADKHATGIGLVTVKRIVEANNGSCSFMPFEQGVLLEVKLPLKAGDTHA, encoded by the coding sequence ATGACAAAACGTAGAAAATGGCGCATACTCTTTTTTGCCACCATTGCTTTATATTTAATTATCATAGCAGCATTAATGGTGATGATTTATAATATCCCGCAGATATATACAACTATGAACAAGAATAACAGCGAAGCTATTGTCACAGAAGTTGAAACAGCACTTGGCAGTGCATCTGGCCAGCTTGATGAACAACTGGCAAATATTGTTGCCGCCAATGAAATGGAATTAGTCGTTTTGGCGCCTGGTGAGACAATATACTCATCGATGCCGGTTACTGATTTTTCGGTTTTGAATCAATCGATCAGCAGCAGTGCTTTGAGTTATCAAAGCGCATTTATTTTTGAAAAAGATGGCACTGAGTACCAGGTGTGGCTTGCTATTTACCAGCAAAATCCGCAACAGGTTTTTGAAGTTATTTTAACGGTAGTTATCGTTGGTGTTATTATATTATGTATCATCATTATCATCTTGATAGTGGTACTTTTCAGGAATTTGATTTTACCGTTTACGAGATTGCGGGATAATATCTTTAAGTTAAAAGAGTACCGCTTAAATGAGGTGCATGGAACTGAGGAAAGCAGTGAGTATGACTTGCTTTCGGAAGAACTGAGTTATTTTACTGATGACCTGAAAGGAAAATTTGATTCATATAGTGTTCAATATACGAGCCTTGAGCAAGAATTGCAGATTCGTCAGGAAGGCTATCAGAATCAGTTGCAGTTAGTACAATCGCTGATTCATGATATTAAGGCGCCACTGAGTATTGAGCAGTTGCAAATTGAGCAGATAGGGAAAGAAGCAGGTGCGAATCCAAAGCTTTCAGAGATAACTGAGGAACTGGCGCACAACAATGCTCAGCTTATGGCTGAGATTGTTGATGTTTTGACCATCCTAAAAAATGAGCCGGATGGCACGATGCGGGAAGCCGAACAGTTTAATGTGGTGCCGGTTATTAAAGAATTGTTGAATAGTTTTAGACCACTTTTTAAAGATCATAAGGTGGCATATTATTTGGATGCACCAAAACGGCTGGATGTTTTTATGGATCCTTTGCAGTTCAAGCAGATTATTCATAATGTTTTATCCAATGCGGCTAAATATACCGATGATGGTGGCAATTTTGAGATTGAAGTATATGAGGAGCATGAGCAATTTGTTTTACGAGCATATAATGATATTGCTGATACCTCAAAGATTGATTTCAACCGTATTTTTGATTTATTCTACCATGTTGGCGCTGCCGATAAGCATGCGACCGGGATTGGTTTGGTGACGGTAAAGCGGATTGTTGAAGCGAATAATGGCAGTTGTTCATTTATGCCGTTTGAACAAGGTGTTTTACTTGAAGTGAAGCTGCCGTTGAAGGCCGGTGATACGCATGCGTAA
- a CDS encoding response regulator transcription factor: MSNILFVDDDPKYQGVIRDLLVHEGYAVDCASDAADGLRFFRERVYDLVISDLKMSSIDGHQFLALLRKYDDDIKVIILTGSDDEQDEIKSLDLYASEFLKKSAPIAVILKRIEHVLREKTGQRQLVLSSRYEDIEVHLKNRRVTKDGEEVDLTAREYTLLIFFLQYKNVTHTREEILKKVWRSGEAYGDLRIVDAYVKKLRQKMNLSCISSVRSVGYEWVE, translated from the coding sequence ATGAGTAATATTTTATTTGTGGACGATGATCCGAAGTATCAGGGGGTAATTCGAGATTTGTTAGTGCATGAAGGTTATGCAGTAGACTGTGCCAGTGATGCTGCTGACGGATTGCGCTTTTTTCGTGAACGGGTTTATGATTTGGTTATCAGTGATTTAAAGATGAGTTCTATTGATGGTCATCAATTTTTGGCGTTGTTGCGGAAATATGATGACGATATTAAGGTCATCATTTTGACCGGGTCAGATGATGAACAAGATGAAATCAAGAGCTTGGATTTATATGCAAGCGAATTTTTGAAGAAGTCGGCACCGATTGCGGTTATTTTGAAACGGATTGAACATGTGTTGCGTGAGAAAACCGGGCAGCGGCAATTAGTGCTTTCGAGTCGTTATGAGGATATTGAAGTGCATCTTAAGAATCGCCGGGTTACTAAAGATGGAGAGGAAGTTGATTTGACCGCCAGAGAATATACATTGTTGATTTTCTTTTTGCAGTATAAAAACGTAACCCATACCCGAGAAGAAATTTTGAAAAAAGTATGGCGCAGCGGTGAAGCCTATGGTGATTTGCGAATTGTTGATGCGTATGTAAAAAAGTTACGTCAGAAAATGAACTTGTCGTGCATCAGTTCAGTTCGCAGTGTTGGTTACGAGTGGGTTGAGTAG
- the sufB gene encoding Fe-S cluster assembly protein SufB, with protein MSDTTKESMPQEEYQYGFNDGDVGVLKLEKGLSEDVVRQISAIKGEPAWMTEFRVKSYHEFVTHKDPDFGADLSGLDFDDIYYYIKPSDRVETSWDDVPDKIKDTFDRLGLPEAEQKYLSGVATQYESEMVYHNINKELEELGVIFLDTDSALKEYPELFKKYWAKVVPYTDNKFAALNSAVWSGGSFIYVPKGVKVPQPLQSYFRINAENMGQFERTLIIVDEGADVHYVEGCTAPTYDSSALHSAVVEIYVEKGGRCRYTTIQNWSDNVYNLVTKRAICEAGASMEWIDGNIGSAVTMKYPAIILKGEHSIGTTISIAVAGKGQHQDAGAKMIHLAPNTSSSIVSKSISRNGGNVTYRGVVEHGPNAIGAHSNIECDTIIMDDLSKSDTIPYNYIKNGESTLEHEAKVSKVSEEQLFYLMSRGLTEEQATEMIVLGFIEPFARELPMEYAVELNQLLKMEMEGSIG; from the coding sequence ATGAGTGACACAACAAAAGAAAGCATGCCACAAGAAGAGTATCAATATGGTTTTAATGATGGTGATGTAGGTGTACTTAAGTTAGAAAAGGGATTAAGCGAGGATGTTGTTCGTCAGATTTCAGCCATTAAAGGTGAACCTGCATGGATGACTGAATTCCGCGTAAAATCATATCATGAGTTTGTAACGCATAAAGATCCGGATTTTGGCGCTGATTTAAGCGGTCTTGATTTTGATGATATCTATTATTACATCAAACCGAGTGACCGGGTTGAAACCAGTTGGGATGATGTTCCTGATAAGATTAAGGATACTTTTGATCGTTTAGGATTGCCCGAAGCAGAGCAAAAATATTTGTCTGGGGTAGCAACACAATATGAATCAGAAATGGTTTATCACAATATTAATAAGGAACTTGAAGAGTTGGGGGTTATCTTCTTAGATACCGATTCAGCTTTAAAAGAGTATCCGGAATTATTCAAAAAATATTGGGCTAAAGTAGTCCCATATACTGATAATAAATTTGCTGCATTGAATAGTGCAGTCTGGTCAGGTGGTTCATTTATTTATGTACCTAAAGGTGTAAAAGTACCGCAACCACTACAATCATATTTCCGGATTAATGCTGAAAATATGGGGCAGTTTGAACGCACCCTGATTATTGTTGATGAGGGCGCAGATGTGCATTATGTTGAGGGCTGTACAGCACCAACATATGACAGCAGCGCATTGCACAGTGCGGTAGTTGAAATCTATGTTGAAAAAGGTGGCCGATGCCGCTATACAACAATTCAAAACTGGTCAGATAATGTTTATAACTTAGTTACTAAACGTGCCATTTGTGAAGCCGGTGCTTCGATGGAATGGATTGACGGGAACATTGGTTCAGCTGTTACGATGAAATATCCGGCAATTATTTTAAAAGGTGAACATTCAATTGGTACAACCATCTCAATTGCGGTAGCGGGTAAAGGTCAGCATCAAGATGCCGGCGCTAAAATGATTCATTTAGCACCAAACACTTCATCATCAATTGTTTCTAAATCAATATCACGTAATGGTGGAAATGTTACTTACCGCGGTGTCGTAGAACATGGACCAAATGCTATTGGTGCGCATTCGAATATTGAGTGTGATACGATTATTATGGATGATTTATCGAAGTCAGATACGATTCCATACAACTATATTAAAAATGGTGAGTCTACTTTAGAGCATGAAGCGAAAGTTTCAAAAGTTTCTGAGGAACAACTCTTCTACTTAATGAGTCGTGGTTTAACTGAAGAACAAGCTACTGAGATGATTGTTCTTGGTTTCATTGAACCATTTGCTCGTGAATTACCGATGGAATATGCGGTTGAGTTAAATCAGTTGCTGAAAATGGAAATGGAAGGTTCAATCGGTTAG
- the sufU gene encoding Fe-S cluster assembly sulfur transfer protein SufU yields the protein MTQNNIEQWYRQIIMDHYQNPRNKGLVDDDAYHTIHLKNPSCGDDIQVQVKLEGEKLVDVRHQGSGCSICCASASMMSELLKAKTIQEADEVITAFKYMVSDQPFDEDLIEEAISLHGVAKLPPRIKCATLAWTAVSDAIHEDK from the coding sequence ATGACACAAAATAATATCGAACAATGGTATCGGCAAATAATTATGGATCATTATCAAAATCCTCGGAATAAGGGGTTGGTTGATGATGACGCCTATCATACGATTCACTTGAAAAATCCGTCTTGCGGCGATGATATTCAGGTGCAAGTGAAGCTTGAGGGTGAGAAGCTCGTTGATGTCCGCCATCAAGGGTCAGGTTGTTCAATATGTTGTGCATCGGCCTCAATGATGAGTGAGTTGTTAAAAGCGAAGACGATTCAAGAAGCTGACGAGGTTATTACTGCATTCAAATATATGGTTTCTGATCAACCATTTGATGAAGATTTAATTGAAGAAGCGATTAGCCTTCACGGTGTGGCAAAATTGCCACCAAGAATAAAATGTGCAACACTTGCATGGACGGCCGTCAGCGACGCCATCCATGAAGATAAATAA
- a CDS encoding SufS family cysteine desulfurase, giving the protein MGKFDDLRKDFPMLERQVNNKPFIYLNSAATTLKPRQVVEAMDTYYYTYGGTINRGVDSVGYEATLAYEAVRTQVAEFIGAKDPNTIVFTRGTTTSINMIASSFGELIIEAGDEIVVCLSEHHANYIPWQQLAKRKGAKLILAPLNDFGGVTPEGLQSVLSAKTKIVGLHHISNVLGSHNDVKRLAELTHEVGAYFVVDGAQGIVHEAVDVTDMDCDFYAFSAHKMVGPTGVGVLYGKAELLAKMPPTEFGGEMNHIVDIYDTSFKDAPHKFEAGTMMIAEVIGMGAAISYIEAIGIQAIHDHVSALREYAVEQLKQVANIEIYNEHNHSSGIITYNHIGIHPHDAATVYDREGISMRSGHHCAQPLLTWLHQPATLRMSLYLYNNKADVDQWIVAAKQADSFLDALF; this is encoded by the coding sequence ATGGGTAAATTTGATGACCTGCGTAAAGATTTTCCAATGTTGGAACGACAAGTGAATAATAAGCCGTTCATTTATTTGAATAGTGCAGCAACAACATTGAAACCGCGCCAGGTTGTTGAAGCGATGGATACTTACTATTACACTTATGGTGGTACGATTAATCGTGGTGTTGATTCGGTTGGTTATGAAGCTACACTTGCATACGAAGCAGTTCGTACGCAAGTGGCAGAGTTTATCGGAGCAAAAGATCCGAATACAATCGTGTTTACTCGCGGAACGACTACAAGTATTAATATGATTGCATCGTCTTTCGGTGAGTTAATCATTGAAGCCGGCGATGAGATTGTTGTTTGTCTTTCTGAACATCATGCCAATTATATTCCTTGGCAGCAACTTGCTAAGCGCAAAGGGGCTAAGCTTATCTTAGCGCCTTTGAATGATTTTGGCGGAGTAACGCCGGAGGGATTGCAAAGTGTGTTGTCAGCAAAGACAAAGATTGTGGGACTGCATCATATTTCAAATGTGTTGGGGTCGCATAATGATGTGAAGCGTTTAGCAGAACTGACACACGAGGTTGGTGCATATTTCGTTGTTGATGGAGCGCAAGGTATTGTTCATGAAGCTGTTGATGTTACCGATATGGATTGCGATTTTTATGCGTTTAGTGCGCATAAGATGGTTGGTCCGACCGGTGTTGGTGTGCTTTATGGTAAGGCAGAGCTGCTGGCAAAGATGCCGCCGACTGAGTTTGGCGGTGAAATGAATCATATTGTTGATATATATGATACTAGCTTTAAAGATGCACCGCATAAATTTGAAGCCGGAACAATGATGATTGCTGAGGTCATTGGTATGGGAGCAGCAATTTCATATATTGAGGCAATTGGTATTCAAGCTATTCATGATCATGTTTCAGCTTTGCGTGAGTATGCGGTTGAGCAACTTAAACAAGTTGCCAACATTGAAATTTATAATGAGCATAATCATAGTAGCGGGATAATTACATATAATCATATCGGAATTCATCCCCATGATGCAGCGACGGTTTATGATCGTGAAGGGATTTCAATGCGCAGCGGTCATCACTGTGCGCAGCCATTGTTAACTTGGTTGCATCAGCCGGCAACATTGCGTATGAGTCTTTATCTGTATAACAATAAAGCAGATGTTGACCAATGGATTGTTGCGGCTAAGCAGGCGGATAGTTTTCTAGACGCGCTGTTCTAG
- a CDS encoding SufD family Fe-S cluster assembly protein translates to MLPEHIQNIVGDAQSVLALDGDFVEVNTSNAGVLPLATFANYEKAVNQTQDTLKYYQKNENGAVIAITQSQSEPLNIVFSYDNDGPSQYVIEIADNVDVTIMEHHIMCDCGDVIEAATINIEILVGRNANVTYSAFDTSGIKLTMNRFAIVDGDAKLDFAAGLFGEDCVSETYVHLVAPGAEAYTKVMMYGHDHQKQLHKVRVNHFAPNTTSFITNHGVITGHATGLFEGIGFIEKGAHQSDAQQESRIMVMDKTARGDVHPVLLIDEYDVIAGHAGSVGRVSDETLYYLQSRGLSKLDAFHLVTAGFLMPVIEAVKDEQTRERIKAIIESKVK, encoded by the coding sequence ATGTTACCAGAACATATTCAAAATATTGTTGGTGATGCACAATCGGTACTTGCTCTTGATGGTGATTTTGTAGAAGTAAATACCAGCAATGCTGGAGTTTTGCCATTGGCAACTTTTGCTAACTATGAAAAAGCAGTTAATCAAACACAAGATACCTTGAAGTATTACCAAAAAAATGAAAATGGTGCGGTGATTGCAATTACGCAGTCACAAAGTGAACCATTAAATATAGTTTTTAGTTATGATAATGATGGTCCAAGCCAATATGTCATTGAAATTGCTGATAATGTTGATGTTACTATTATGGAGCATCATATTATGTGTGATTGCGGCGATGTTATTGAAGCAGCAACCATTAATATTGAAATTTTGGTGGGGCGCAATGCCAACGTTACGTATAGTGCCTTTGATACCAGTGGAATTAAATTGACGATGAACCGTTTTGCAATCGTCGATGGCGATGCAAAACTAGATTTCGCGGCGGGGTTATTCGGTGAAGATTGCGTAAGTGAGACTTATGTACACCTTGTGGCACCTGGTGCGGAAGCATATACTAAAGTGATGATGTATGGACATGATCATCAAAAACAATTACACAAAGTACGGGTAAATCATTTTGCCCCGAATACAACTTCATTCATTACTAACCATGGGGTTATTACCGGACATGCAACCGGATTGTTTGAAGGGATTGGCTTTATTGAAAAAGGTGCGCATCAAAGTGATGCTCAGCAAGAAAGCCGAATTATGGTTATGGACAAAACCGCACGCGGTGATGTCCACCCAGTGTTGTTAATTGATGAATACGATGTTATTGCCGGGCATGCCGGTAGTGTTGGTCGCGTGAGCGATGAAACGTTGTATTATTTGCAATCACGCGGATTAAGTAAGCTGGATGCTTTCCACTTAGTAACGGCCGGATTCTTAATGCCGGTTATTGAAGCGGTGAAAGATGAGCAAACGCGTGAGCGGATTAAAGCAATTATCGAGTCTAAAGTTAAGTAG
- the sufC gene encoding Fe-S cluster assembly ATPase SufC — translation MAQPVLTIKDLKASVEEKQILKGVDLEVKGGEIHVIMGPNGTGKSTLASVLMGSPRYEVDGGSVVLDGENVLDMEVDERARAGLFLGMQYPSEIPGVTNSDFLRTAINTKLGEGNEISLFKFAKKLEDSAQRLEMRKDLPHRYLNEGFSGGEKKRNEILQMLMLEPKIAILDEIDSGLDIDALRIVGTNVTDMIRERGTEMGAIVITHYQRLLDYVKPDFVHVFMNGRIVKTGDMALAERLEKDGYDWLREELGIEFEVFEDDTQEEVKPVMMGSCAVNEQAKK, via the coding sequence ATGGCTCAGCCAGTATTAACGATAAAAGATTTAAAAGCTTCGGTTGAAGAGAAGCAAATTCTAAAAGGTGTTGACCTTGAAGTAAAAGGTGGAGAAATTCACGTTATCATGGGACCTAACGGTACCGGTAAGTCAACGTTGGCTTCGGTATTGATGGGTAGTCCGCGTTATGAAGTGGATGGCGGAAGTGTTGTTTTAGACGGTGAAAACGTGCTTGATATGGAAGTTGATGAGCGTGCTCGTGCCGGATTGTTCTTAGGTATGCAGTACCCAAGTGAGATTCCCGGGGTAACTAACTCAGATTTTTTACGTACAGCAATTAATACTAAGCTTGGTGAAGGAAATGAAATCAGTCTTTTCAAGTTTGCTAAAAAATTGGAAGATTCAGCCCAACGTTTAGAGATGCGTAAAGATTTGCCTCACCGTTATTTAAATGAAGGATTCTCAGGCGGTGAAAAGAAACGTAATGAGATTTTACAAATGTTAATGTTAGAACCAAAGATTGCCATTCTCGATGAAATTGACTCTGGATTAGATATTGATGCATTGCGTATTGTTGGGACTAATGTTACGGATATGATTCGTGAACGCGGAACTGAAATGGGAGCAATTGTTATTACTCACTACCAACGTTTATTGGATTATGTAAAACCTGACTTTGTTCATGTATTCATGAATGGACGTATCGTTAAAACCGGTGATATGGCTTTAGCAGAGCGTTTGGAAAAAGATGGTTATGATTGGTTGCGTGAAGAACTTGGTATTGAATTCGAAGTTTTTGAAGATGATACGCAAGAAGAAGTAAAACCAGTAATGATGGGTTCTTGTGCAGTGAATGAACAAGCCAAAAAATAA